Proteins from one uncultured Desulfovibrio sp. genomic window:
- the efp gene encoding elongation factor P, giving the protein MYSTTDFRKGLKIEVEGIPYEIVDFQHFKPGKGGAMVRTKLRNILTGRIQDITFRSGEKVGKPDMETRDMQFLYRQDDELVFMDMTTYEQLEMATTITDGKEGFLKDGQTCRVLLYKGKPLDIDIPLSLVLEVTDTEPGAKGDTVSNVTKPATLETGIVVQVPIFVNTGDRIKVDTRSREYLGRE; this is encoded by the coding sequence ATGTATTCCACCACCGATTTCCGTAAAGGTCTCAAGATCGAAGTCGAGGGCATTCCCTACGAAATCGTCGACTTCCAGCACTTCAAGCCCGGCAAGGGCGGCGCCATGGTCCGCACCAAGCTGCGGAACATCCTCACCGGCCGCATCCAGGACATCACCTTCCGTTCCGGCGAAAAGGTGGGCAAGCCCGACATGGAAACCCGCGACATGCAGTTCCTGTACCGTCAGGACGACGAGCTGGTCTTCATGGACATGACCACCTACGAACAGCTGGAAATGGCCACCACCATCACCGACGGCAAGGAAGGCTTCCTCAAGGACGGCCAGACCTGCCGCGTGCTGCTCTACAAGGGCAAGCCGCTGGATATCGACATTCCCCTGAGCCTCGTGCTGGAAGTGACCGATACCGAACCCGGCGCCAAGGGCGACACCGTGAGCAATGTGACCAAGCCCGCCACCCTGGAAACCGGCATCGTGGTGCAGGTGCCCATCTTTGTGAATACGGGCGACCGCATCAAGGTGGATACCCGCAGCCGGGAATACCTGGGGCGCGAATAA
- a CDS encoding ThiF family adenylyltransferase: MMTSIPALSWADLRSVLLAHVPASVLPEDRPQAHAPLFVPRVATEAWARARRLPLRQAMAELLSCHVWPERFKRNYGLFDADAMRRLLMARVFLAGCGGLGGHAASLLVRLGVGALVLCDPDSFEESNLNRQAFCTESTLGRPKAQVAARAVQGMAGHVDVAAHVLAVNADNLPGLLHGTDVVLDCLDNITDKILLEEAALRAGVPFVHGGVLRHEGFVFRHVPGGAQAQGAQETDTQATAAPGLRRLYPQGQSRREQEAARAAGVSVLSVAGTASLMVGQCLAILLGRATPGCGRLYHLDAALPELEAFDW, from the coding sequence ATGATGACTTCCATCCCTGCCCTGTCCTGGGCAGACCTGCGTTCCGTGCTGCTGGCCCATGTGCCGGCATCTGTCCTGCCGGAAGACAGGCCGCAGGCCCATGCGCCGCTTTTTGTGCCCCGCGTGGCGACGGAGGCCTGGGCGCGGGCACGGCGGCTGCCCCTGCGCCAGGCCATGGCCGAGCTGCTGTCCTGCCATGTATGGCCGGAACGCTTCAAACGAAATTACGGTCTTTTTGACGCGGATGCAATGCGCCGCCTGCTTATGGCACGTGTTTTTCTGGCCGGCTGTGGCGGGCTGGGGGGGCATGCCGCGTCCCTGCTGGTGCGGCTGGGCGTGGGTGCGCTTGTGCTGTGCGATCCGGACAGCTTCGAGGAAAGCAATCTCAACCGGCAGGCATTCTGCACCGAAAGCACCCTGGGACGCCCCAAGGCGCAGGTGGCGGCCCGTGCCGTACAGGGCATGGCCGGCCATGTGGACGTTGCGGCCCATGTGCTGGCGGTGAATGCGGACAATCTGCCCGGACTGCTGCACGGGACGGACGTGGTGCTGGACTGTCTGGACAACATCACGGACAAAATCCTGCTGGAGGAGGCTGCCCTGCGGGCCGGCGTGCCCTTTGTGCATGGCGGCGTGCTGCGGCATGAGGGTTTTGTGTTCCGGCATGTGCCCGGCGGAGCGCAGGCACAGGGCGCACAGGAAACGGACACACAGGCCACGGCTGCGCCGGGGCTGCGCCGTCTCTATCCGCAGGGGCAGAGTCGCCGGGAGCAGGAGGCCGCTCGTGCCGCCGGGGTCAGCGTGCTTTCCGTGGCCGGGACGGCCAGCCTCATGGTGGGGCAGTGTCTTGCCATTCTGCTGGGCCGGGCCACGCCGGGCTGCGGACGCCTGTATCATCTTGATGCCGCCCTGCCCGAACTGGAAGCCTTTGACTGGTAG
- a CDS encoding 3'-5' exonuclease produces MPAGVGIAIDFETAGRAAHSACAVGMARLENGQVTDHFYALIRPPSARVLFSDIHGLTWPMLKDAPPFAQLWPRMEEFLHGAQWFVAHNASFDHRVLQASCRASGIPEPRQPFYCTLKGARRSLPLPSRTLSCVCAYFGIPLNHHHAGSDAEACARVFLRLQALGVSDAQMRL; encoded by the coding sequence GTGCCCGCAGGCGTCGGTATTGCCATTGACTTTGAAACGGCCGGCCGGGCAGCGCATTCGGCCTGCGCCGTGGGCATGGCACGTCTGGAAAACGGCCAGGTGACGGACCACTTCTATGCGCTCATCCGTCCGCCGTCCGCGCGCGTGCTGTTCAGCGACATTCACGGCCTCACCTGGCCCATGCTGAAGGATGCACCGCCCTTTGCCCAGCTCTGGCCGCGCATGGAGGAATTCCTGCACGGGGCGCAGTGGTTTGTGGCGCACAATGCCTCCTTTGACCACCGCGTGTTGCAGGCCAGCTGCCGGGCGAGCGGCATTCCCGAGCCGCGCCAGCCCTTTTACTGCACCCTCAAGGGCGCCCGGCGCAGCCTGCCCCTGCCATCGCGCACGCTGTCCTGCGTCTGTGCCTATTTCGGCATTCCCCTGAACCATCATCATGCCGGTTCCGATGCCGAGGCCTGCGCCCGTGTTTTCCTGCGCCTTCAGGCTCTGGGAGTGAGCGATGCCCAGATGCGCCTCTGA
- a CDS encoding aldehyde ferredoxin oxidoreductase C-terminal domain-containing protein produces the protein MFRFLRVNMAAGTCVFEDIPQEYAGLGGRALTSTIVAREVEPTCSPLGPHNKLVFAPGLLGATNSPNSNRISVGCKSPLTGGIKESNAGGQPGGHLARLGILAIIVEGMAKEGEWWQLEVSHNAARLVPSTVTGLNNFDAVGKLVETYGKECSYITIGRAGEFRLTAASIACTDRELRPMRHAGRGGVGAVMGSKGLKAIIVNPEGGKNHPLVDEAAFRDASKRFAKALAGHPITGKGLAEYGTAVLVNILHEAGGLPTANFTVGQFEGHEAVSGETLNRITKERGGEGAVAHGCMSGCVIRCSGILPDKKGKFQSKWPEYETLWCFGPHSGISDLDKISRFDYMCDDFGVDTIDVGVAVGVAMAGGAIPYGDADAALKAVEGISEGTPLGRVLGCGTATTGRVYGVRRVPCVKGQSLPAYDPRAVKGVGVTYATTPMGADHTAGYAVTANILNCGGHVDPLKKEGQIELSRNLQIATASVDSVGLCLFTAFAILDVPDALPAVVDMLNAKFGWQLTGDDVVTLGQRILSTEIDFNRRAGISEAADHLPDFFTDEPVAPHNTTFDITNDELKTVFNWIDKK, from the coding sequence ATGTTTCGTTTTCTGCGTGTCAACATGGCTGCCGGGACGTGTGTTTTCGAGGATATTCCTCAGGAATACGCCGGCCTGGGCGGGCGTGCGCTGACCTCCACCATTGTGGCCCGCGAGGTGGAACCCACCTGTTCGCCCCTCGGTCCGCATAACAAGCTGGTGTTTGCGCCCGGTCTGCTGGGCGCCACCAACAGCCCTAACAGCAACCGCATTTCCGTGGGCTGCAAAAGCCCGCTCACCGGCGGCATCAAGGAATCCAATGCCGGCGGCCAGCCCGGCGGCCATCTGGCCCGCCTGGGCATTCTGGCCATCATTGTGGAAGGCATGGCCAAGGAAGGCGAGTGGTGGCAGCTGGAAGTGAGCCACAATGCCGCCCGTCTGGTGCCGTCCACGGTGACGGGGCTGAACAATTTTGACGCCGTGGGCAAGCTGGTGGAAACCTATGGCAAGGAATGCAGCTATATCACCATCGGCCGCGCCGGGGAATTCCGCCTGACGGCAGCCAGCATTGCCTGCACGGACCGCGAGCTTCGCCCCATGCGTCATGCCGGCCGCGGTGGTGTGGGCGCGGTCATGGGGTCCAAGGGCCTCAAGGCCATCATCGTGAATCCCGAAGGCGGCAAGAATCATCCGCTGGTGGACGAGGCGGCTTTCCGTGATGCCTCCAAGCGCTTTGCCAAGGCGCTGGCCGGCCATCCCATCACGGGCAAGGGCCTTGCCGAATACGGTACCGCCGTGCTGGTGAACATCCTGCACGAGGCGGGCGGCCTGCCCACGGCCAACTTCACCGTGGGCCAGTTTGAAGGGCATGAGGCCGTCTCCGGCGAAACCCTCAATCGTATTACCAAGGAACGCGGCGGCGAAGGCGCCGTGGCGCACGGCTGCATGAGCGGCTGCGTCATCCGTTGCAGCGGTATTCTGCCGGACAAGAAGGGCAAGTTCCAGAGCAAGTGGCCGGAATACGAAACCCTGTGGTGCTTTGGTCCGCACAGCGGCATCAGCGATCTGGACAAGATTTCCCGCTTTGACTACATGTGCGACGACTTTGGCGTGGACACCATTGACGTGGGCGTGGCCGTGGGCGTGGCCATGGCCGGCGGCGCCATTCCCTACGGTGATGCGGATGCGGCCCTCAAGGCCGTGGAAGGCATCAGCGAAGGCACGCCGCTGGGCCGCGTGCTGGGCTGCGGCACGGCGACCACCGGCCGTGTCTACGGCGTGCGCCGCGTGCCCTGCGTCAAGGGACAGAGCCTGCCCGCCTATGATCCGCGCGCGGTCAAGGGCGTGGGCGTGACCTATGCCACCACCCCCATGGGCGCCGACCATACCGCCGGCTATGCCGTGACGGCCAATATCCTCAACTGCGGCGGACATGTGGATCCGCTGAAGAAGGAAGGCCAGATCGAACTGTCCCGCAATCTGCAGATTGCCACGGCCTCCGTGGACTCCGTGGGCCTGTGCCTGTTCACGGCCTTTGCCATCCTGGACGTGCCGGATGCCCTGCCTGCCGTGGTGGACATGCTCAATGCCAAGTTCGGCTGGCAGCTCACCGGCGATGATGTGGTGACCCTGGGGCAGCGCATTCTGTCCACGGAAATCGACTTCAACCGCCGTGCGGGCATCTCGGAAGCGGCGGACCACTTGCCGGACTTCTTCACCGACGAGCCGGTGGCGCCGCACAATACCACCTTTGACATCACCAACGACGAGTTGAAGACCGTCTTCAACTGGATCGACAAGAAGTAA
- a CDS encoding DNA translocase FtsK: MAKEMPRKFGRELFGLFLLFWALLLLLSIVTFDANDPSLNHVVSRGGEVQNSAGLFGAYAAGLLNDVFGIGAFLWPALFAALGAAYVSPVYALHWWRWCGTFLLTVVLLVAGSALDISLGDIRGGGMVGNSLYSNTSLYLSPVGSALLWLFVLLIGLQLCFDISWFSLASLVTQNLSSRLRQHASSAAPSAGTREAAAAKAPGAGRSLLQTLRSLRDKSRSTAQGSFWSRLRDKLGNIRPVTDDAMPEVYDETASRSSRKPRSRTEKRAPHHDDPSRDDLFMPADDTAPPVAPEVSALPPDVPLDPDAPAPAADTATPQADPLPGVAVTAAPREGEVLDVTAQEVPPPAPRPAASPAASSGGPGLARTVTRKVMGALGRKAPIPLPGLDLLVPPEPATDRHQDIPARAKALMDCLHDFDIQAELVRVTPGPVVTMYEVRPAPGIRVSRIANLSGDIALSLKAIAVRIQAPIPGQDTVGIEIPNAEREIVNFRELVASDAFRKGCGPLTMVLGKDIAGKPVLADLTKMPHLLVAGATGAGKSVCLNSLLVSLLYRIQPEDMKLLLVDPKRVELSVYEGEPHLVHPIVKEIADAKNALDWAVHEMDRRFDAMARLGVRNIAGYNQKLASYGSDLPPDLGDLEPIPYLVIVIDEMADLILTCGRDVETSIVRLAQLARAAGIHMIFATQRPSVNVVTGLIKANFLCRIAFQVSGSHDSRTILDQVGAEHLLGKGDMLFKSGGARLQRLHAPYISDEEVHRVVEYWKRHQRPSYKVDFATWGLEAANTGNGRGGTGGGNAANDPLYASVQAFVLEQGKASISLVQRRFNIGFNRAARIVEQLEQDGILPPASGSKPRTVVK, encoded by the coding sequence ATGGCCAAGGAAATGCCTCGCAAATTCGGCCGCGAACTCTTCGGGCTTTTTCTGCTGTTCTGGGCGTTGCTGCTCCTGCTCAGCATCGTCACCTTTGACGCCAACGACCCCAGCCTCAACCACGTGGTGAGCCGGGGCGGCGAGGTGCAGAACAGCGCCGGACTGTTCGGCGCCTATGCGGCAGGACTGCTCAATGATGTTTTCGGCATCGGGGCATTTCTCTGGCCGGCTCTCTTTGCCGCCCTGGGGGCGGCCTATGTCTCGCCGGTCTATGCGCTGCACTGGTGGCGCTGGTGCGGCACCTTTCTGCTCACCGTTGTCCTGCTGGTGGCGGGATCCGCCCTGGATATTTCCCTGGGCGACATCCGCGGCGGCGGCATGGTGGGCAATTCGCTCTACAGCAATACCAGCCTGTATCTCAGCCCCGTGGGATCGGCCCTGCTCTGGCTGTTTGTGCTGCTCATCGGCTTACAGCTGTGCTTTGACATTTCCTGGTTCTCGCTGGCATCCCTGGTGACCCAGAATCTCAGCAGCCGCCTCCGGCAGCATGCTTCCTCCGCCGCACCGTCCGCCGGCACCCGCGAGGCCGCGGCGGCCAAGGCTCCCGGTGCCGGACGATCGCTGTTGCAGACCCTGCGCTCCCTGCGTGACAAGAGCCGCAGCACGGCGCAAGGCTCCTTCTGGAGCCGGCTGCGCGACAAGCTGGGCAATATCCGCCCCGTCACGGATGACGCCATGCCGGAAGTCTATGACGAGACCGCCAGCCGCAGCTCCCGCAAGCCCCGCAGCCGCACGGAAAAACGGGCGCCGCACCATGATGATCCCTCGCGTGATGATCTGTTCATGCCTGCGGATGACACGGCCCCGCCCGTTGCCCCCGAAGTATCCGCCCTTCCGCCCGACGTCCCCCTGGACCCTGACGCTCCCGCCCCGGCTGCCGACACCGCCACGCCGCAGGCCGATCCCCTGCCCGGCGTTGCTGTGACCGCCGCACCTCGCGAAGGTGAGGTGCTTGATGTCACTGCGCAGGAGGTTCCGCCCCCCGCGCCCCGGCCGGCAGCCTCCCCGGCAGCCTCATCAGGCGGTCCCGGCCTGGCCCGGACCGTCACCCGCAAGGTCATGGGTGCACTGGGCCGCAAGGCGCCCATTCCCCTGCCCGGTCTGGACCTGCTCGTTCCGCCGGAACCTGCCACTGACCGCCATCAGGACATTCCCGCCAGGGCCAAGGCCCTCATGGACTGCCTGCATGATTTCGACATTCAGGCGGAGCTGGTGCGCGTGACCCCCGGCCCGGTAGTGACCATGTACGAGGTGCGGCCGGCGCCCGGCATCCGCGTGAGCCGCATTGCCAATCTGAGCGGGGACATTGCCCTGTCGCTCAAGGCCATTGCCGTGCGCATCCAGGCGCCCATTCCGGGGCAGGACACGGTGGGCATCGAAATTCCCAATGCCGAGCGTGAAATCGTCAACTTCCGCGAGCTGGTGGCCAGTGATGCCTTCCGCAAGGGCTGCGGCCCGCTGACCATGGTGCTGGGCAAGGACATTGCCGGCAAGCCCGTGCTGGCCGACCTGACCAAGATGCCCCATCTGCTGGTGGCCGGCGCCACGGGCGCGGGCAAGAGCGTCTGCCTCAACAGTCTGCTGGTGAGCCTGCTCTACCGCATCCAGCCCGAGGACATGAAGCTGCTGCTGGTGGACCCCAAGCGCGTGGAACTGTCGGTATATGAGGGCGAGCCGCACCTTGTGCATCCCATTGTCAAGGAAATTGCCGATGCCAAGAATGCCCTGGACTGGGCAGTGCACGAAATGGACCGCCGCTTTGACGCCATGGCCCGCCTGGGGGTGCGCAATATTGCGGGCTACAATCAGAAGCTGGCCTCCTACGGCAGCGACCTGCCCCCGGACCTGGGGGATCTGGAACCCATCCCCTATCTGGTCATTGTCATTGACGAAATGGCGGACCTCATTCTTACCTGCGGCCGCGATGTGGAAACCAGCATCGTCCGTCTGGCCCAGCTTGCCCGTGCGGCGGGCATTCACATGATTTTTGCCACCCAGCGTCCCAGCGTCAACGTGGTGACCGGCCTCATCAAGGCCAACTTCCTCTGCCGCATCGCCTTTCAGGTCAGCGGCTCCCATGATTCGCGCACCATTCTTGATCAGGTGGGGGCGGAACATCTGCTGGGCAAGGGCGACATGCTCTTCAAGTCCGGCGGCGCCCGCCTGCAACGCCTGCATGCGCCCTATATCAGCGATGAGGAAGTGCACCGCGTGGTGGAATACTGGAAGCGCCATCAGCGCCCCTCCTACAAGGTGGACTTTGCCACCTGGGGGCTGGAAGCGGCCAATACCGGCAACGGCCGCGGCGGAACGGGGGGCGGCAATGCCGCCAATGACCCCCTGTATGCCAGCGTACAGGCCTTTGTGCTGGAACAGGGCAAGGCCTCCATTTCGCTGGTGCAGCGCCGCTTCAACATCGGTTTCAACCGGGCCGCGCGCATTGTGGAACAGCTGGAGCAGGACGGCATCCTGCCCCCGGCCTCGGGCAGCAAGCCGCGAACCGTGGTCAAGTAG
- a CDS encoding MoaD/ThiS family protein — protein MHILVKLSTTLRDCVPGYDPESGLRMEVPEGESVAGMVRRLGLPPEEIKIIMVNGRQYGADRTLRDGDRLALFPAVGGG, from the coding sequence ATGCACATTCTGGTAAAGTTGAGCACCACCCTGCGGGACTGCGTGCCGGGCTATGACCCGGAATCCGGTCTGCGCATGGAGGTTCCGGAAGGGGAGAGCGTGGCCGGCATGGTCCGCCGTCTCGGCCTGCCGCCGGAAGAGATCAAAATCATCATGGTCAACGGACGTCAGTACGGAGCGGACCGTACCTTACGCGACGGGGACCGGCTCGCTCTCTTCCCTGCAGTCGGGGGAGGTTAG
- a CDS encoding GNAT family N-acetyltransferase: protein MPRCASDAPLRAATDNLSGPVPLLPDLRLRRIRVRRERFLPLLLLADESEAMIARYLDRCQLYGLFYQKRQPVSLAAITDESAAFAPGTEGARLAPFLAGKAVCECRNLVTAPAFRGHGFARQLLMRLCGIYDRSHDAMLVGTGDTPAMQHFYRKCGFRPAFVRRGFFRDNYPQPIVEDGCLLEDMICFCRLIRPQAARS from the coding sequence ATGCCCAGATGCGCCTCTGACGCCCCCCTCCGGGCAGCCACTGACAACCTGTCAGGCCCCGTACCGCTGCTGCCCGACCTGCGCCTGCGGCGCATCCGCGTCCGGCGCGAGCGCTTTCTGCCCCTGCTTCTGCTGGCGGACGAAAGCGAGGCCATGATTGCCCGCTATCTGGACCGCTGCCAGCTGTACGGCCTGTTCTACCAGAAGCGACAGCCCGTCAGTCTGGCAGCCATCACGGATGAAAGCGCGGCCTTTGCCCCGGGCACCGAAGGCGCCCGCCTGGCGCCCTTTCTGGCCGGCAAGGCGGTCTGCGAATGTCGGAATCTGGTCACGGCTCCGGCCTTTCGGGGGCATGGGTTTGCCCGGCAGCTGCTCATGCGCCTGTGCGGCATCTATGACCGCAGCCACGACGCCATGCTGGTGGGCACGGGCGATACCCCGGCCATGCAACACTTTTACCGCAAGTGCGGTTTCCGTCCGGCCTTTGTGCGGCGCGGCTTTTTTCGGGACAATTACCCGCAGCCCATTGTGGAGGACGGCTGCCTGCTGGAAGACATGATCTGCTTCTGCCGCCTGATACGGCCACAGGCCGCCCGTTCCTGA
- the yihA gene encoding ribosome biogenesis GTP-binding protein YihA/YsxC: MMPTLVLEHTVYTLGQLLSVEKPQIALAGRSNVGKSSLVNALAGQKNLAKVSATPGKTRSINFYHVQPQDYYLVDLPGYGYARASHAERRSWAALLEKYLSSCRHLRALALLLDSRLTPQKLDLELSHFARECGLDILPVLTKADKCTQRERSARAAEWADILGIRPSITSSSKKSGIRELWLRLHQTAGVTTAADGSPDRNDDRPSPNHSPDRAPGVAVPESGSSPAARRKTDD, translated from the coding sequence ATCATGCCCACCCTTGTGCTTGAGCACACCGTCTACACGCTGGGACAGCTCCTGAGCGTGGAAAAACCGCAGATTGCCCTGGCCGGCCGGTCCAATGTGGGCAAGTCTTCCCTGGTCAACGCCCTGGCCGGTCAGAAAAACTTGGCCAAGGTCAGCGCCACGCCAGGCAAGACGCGCTCCATCAATTTCTATCATGTGCAGCCGCAGGACTATTATCTGGTGGACCTGCCCGGCTACGGCTATGCCCGCGCCAGCCATGCGGAGCGGCGCAGCTGGGCCGCGCTGCTGGAAAAATACCTGTCCTCCTGCCGGCATCTCCGGGCACTGGCCCTGCTGCTGGACAGCCGCCTCACCCCGCAGAAGCTGGACCTGGAGCTGTCGCACTTTGCGCGGGAATGCGGGTTGGATATCCTGCCCGTGCTGACCAAGGCCGACAAGTGCACCCAGCGCGAGCGGTCGGCCAGGGCTGCCGAGTGGGCGGATATTCTGGGCATCCGGCCCAGCATCACCTCGTCCAGCAAAAAATCGGGCATACGGGAACTGTGGCTGCGCCTGCATCAGACAGCGGGGGTGACAACCGCGGCGGACGGCAGCCCGGACCGCAACGATGATCGCCCCAGCCCCAACCACAGCCCGGACCGTGCGCCTGGCGTAGCGGTGCCGGAAAGCGGCAGCAGCCCTGCCGCAAGGAGAAAAACGGATGACTGA
- a CDS encoding diaminopropionate ammonia-lyase: MSSRISCLQQGPLHILENHAVRRGPVPDFLRQPALEGVQAVHAGMPGHAPTPLVSLPGLSRALGLGGICIKDESSRFGLGAFKGLGSCYAVFRAVCQRLGLDPARTTPADLRRPCHARQLEGTVFVTATDGNHGRGVAWAAAMLGCAAEVYMPAGSAEVRARAIREAGRASVTITDLSYDDTVRLAARMARERGGLLVQDTSWPGYEQIPAWIVQGYTTLAVEAVRQMAAQTGRPPSHVFLQAGVGAMAGGVLGCLLDHYAHRPPQFVIVEPASVACIHDSLLWDDGLPHAVAQPGPTIMAGLNCGEPCPITWPLLRDFARFFMACPDYVAAEGMRALARPLGTDRAIIAGESGAAPLGALLHLMCCPELEAARHRMGLDEQALVLLVNTEGNTDPALYAQIVEQGAFPSPCSGLPPASGRGNDAPAVQAGEQEQA, from the coding sequence ATGTCGTCCCGTATCAGCTGTCTTCAGCAAGGTCCGCTGCACATTCTTGAAAACCATGCCGTGCGCCGGGGACCGGTGCCCGACTTTCTGCGGCAGCCGGCGCTGGAAGGCGTTCAGGCCGTGCACGCCGGCATGCCGGGCCATGCCCCCACGCCGCTGGTTTCCCTGCCCGGGCTGTCCCGCGCGCTGGGGCTGGGCGGTATCTGCATCAAGGACGAGTCCTCGCGCTTCGGGCTGGGGGCCTTTAAGGGGCTGGGCAGCTGCTATGCCGTTTTTCGCGCTGTCTGCCAGCGGCTGGGGCTGGATCCGGCCAGGACCACGCCTGCCGACCTGCGGCGCCCCTGCCATGCCCGGCAGCTGGAGGGGACGGTTTTTGTGACGGCCACGGATGGCAACCATGGCCGGGGAGTGGCCTGGGCAGCGGCCATGCTGGGCTGTGCGGCCGAGGTCTACATGCCCGCCGGTTCGGCGGAGGTGCGCGCCCGGGCCATACGGGAGGCGGGCCGGGCCAGCGTGACCATCACGGACCTTTCCTATGACGACACCGTGCGCCTTGCGGCCCGCATGGCCCGGGAGCGGGGCGGCCTGCTGGTGCAGGATACCTCCTGGCCGGGCTATGAGCAGATTCCGGCCTGGATCGTGCAGGGCTATACCACCCTGGCCGTGGAGGCTGTCCGGCAGATGGCTGCCCAGACGGGCCGGCCGCCGAGCCACGTCTTTTTGCAGGCCGGCGTGGGCGCCATGGCGGGGGGCGTGCTGGGCTGTCTGCTGGACCACTATGCCCACAGGCCGCCGCAGTTTGTCATTGTGGAACCGGCCTCCGTGGCCTGCATCCACGATTCCCTGCTGTGGGACGACGGCCTGCCCCATGCCGTGGCGCAGCCTGGTCCGACCATCATGGCCGGCCTGAACTGCGGCGAGCCATGCCCCATTACCTGGCCGCTGCTGCGTGATTTTGCCCGCTTTTTCATGGCCTGCCCCGATTATGTGGCGGCCGAGGGCATGCGGGCTCTGGCCCGTCCGCTGGGCACGGACCGCGCCATCATTGCCGGCGAGTCCGGGGCGGCGCCGCTGGGCGCCCTGCTGCATCTCATGTGCTGCCCTGAGCTGGAGGCGGCCCGGCACCGCATGGGCCTGGACGAGCAGGCCCTGGTCCTGCTTGTCAATACCGAGGGCAATACCGATCCCGCCCTGTATGCGCAGATTGTGGAGCAGGGGGCGTTTCCTTCCCCCTGTTCCGGCCTGCCGCCGGCCAGCGGCAGGGGAAACGACGCGCCGGCCGTGCAGGCCGGGGAACAGGAACAAGCATGA
- a CDS encoding outer-membrane lipoprotein carrier protein LolA has product MRRFLPLLILALVLGSVHSALAAPSALVNGIKERYRTLESFSASFEQKLLHKESGNTETRTGTLRFKKPLLIRWETTSPSPELLVVTEKEIWDYLPDEEVAYRYSPDLVQDSRSIIQVLTGQSALDRDFDITEEGTENGLRKLHLYPKEPSTQMVEAFLWVDSSHLILRADIIDFYGNHNDVTFSAFKSNAGMPASTFRFTPPDGVDVEDRLKSGQPEGGLFN; this is encoded by the coding sequence ATGCGCAGGTTTCTTCCCCTTCTCATTCTGGCCCTTGTCCTCGGCAGCGTTCACAGCGCCCTGGCCGCCCCTTCGGCTCTTGTCAACGGCATCAAGGAACGCTACAGGACGCTGGAAAGTTTCTCCGCATCCTTTGAGCAGAAGCTCCTGCACAAGGAAAGCGGCAATACCGAAACGCGCACAGGTACGCTGCGCTTCAAGAAGCCGCTGCTCATCCGCTGGGAAACCACCAGCCCCAGCCCCGAACTTCTGGTGGTGACGGAAAAGGAAATCTGGGACTATCTGCCCGACGAGGAAGTGGCCTACCGCTACTCTCCCGATCTGGTGCAGGACTCGCGCAGCATCATTCAGGTGCTCACCGGCCAGTCTGCCCTGGACCGCGACTTTGACATCACGGAAGAGGGCACGGAAAACGGCCTGCGCAAGCTGCACCTCTACCCCAAGGAACCGTCCACGCAGATGGTGGAAGCCTTCCTCTGGGTGGACAGCAGCCACCTCATCCTGCGCGCCGACATCATCGATTTCTACGGCAACCACAATGATGTGACCTTTTCGGCATTCAAGTCCAATGCGGGCATGCCGGCCAGCACCTTCCGCTTCACGCCGCCGGATGGCGTGGATGTGGAAGACCGCCTGAAGAGCGGCCAGCCGGAAGGCGGCCTGTTCAACTGA
- a CDS encoding thioesterase family protein, translating into MTDSLHTGLTGQRQITVTEDMLACRLGSGLVTVYATAMMIAGMEATAVASVQPFLPEGMTTVGTRVDVSHVSATPCGMTVCFESELTHISENGRGLTFRVAAYDEGGLIGEGQHERVVVQKQRFEERTRNKARA; encoded by the coding sequence ATGACTGATTCCCTGCATACGGGCCTGACGGGGCAGCGGCAGATCACCGTTACCGAAGACATGCTGGCCTGCCGGCTGGGCAGCGGTCTGGTGACGGTCTATGCCACGGCCATGATGATTGCCGGCATGGAGGCCACCGCCGTGGCTTCCGTGCAGCCCTTCCTGCCGGAAGGCATGACCACCGTGGGCACCCGCGTGGATGTTTCGCATGTGTCGGCCACGCCCTGCGGCATGACCGTCTGTTTCGAGAGCGAGCTGACCCATATTTCCGAAAACGGCAGGGGGCTGACCTTTCGCGTGGCGGCCTATGACGAGGGCGGTCTCATCGGCGAGGGGCAGCATGAGCGGGTAGTGGTCCAGAAGCAGCGCTTTGAGGAGCGTACCCGTAACAAGGCCCGGGCCTGA
- a CDS encoding Ada metal-binding domain-containing protein, which yields MNILNILCSLLLALPLLFSPCLTLAAAPQKAPAAATEASAPAQDRAAPGHQVSQGLRGNPRSKIFHNASCRYYNSKGSSRTFSGADEARAAGFRPCKVCGG from the coding sequence ATGAACATCCTGAACATCCTCTGTTCCCTCCTGCTTGCCCTGCCCCTGCTCTTCTCTCCCTGTCTGACGCTGGCAGCCGCCCCCCAGAAGGCCCCGGCCGCCGCAACGGAAGCGTCCGCACCGGCTCAGGACCGGGCCGCACCGGGGCATCAGGTGAGCCAGGGACTTCGGGGCAATCCCCGCAGCAAAATCTTCCACAATGCCTCCTGCCGCTATTACAACAGCAAGGGCAGCAGCCGGACCTTTTCCGGCGCGGACGAGGCCAGAGCCGCCGGCTTCCGTCCCTGCAAGGTCTGCGGCGGCTAG